One window of the Chryseobacterium sp. CY350 genome contains the following:
- a CDS encoding adenylyltransferase/cytidyltransferase family protein, whose translation MKTDRIGITFSSFDLLHAGHIKMLEEAKTVCDYLIVGLQIDPSHDRPTKNRPTQTIVERYIQLKAVNAVDEIIPYYTEEDLEDILKSFVIDVRIIGDDYMDRDFTGKKYCEEKGIEIFYNKRDHRFSSSDLRKRIYEAEMAKLK comes from the coding sequence ATGAAAACAGATAGAATTGGAATAACATTTTCCTCATTTGATTTACTTCACGCAGGTCATATCAAAATGCTTGAAGAAGCTAAAACTGTATGCGATTACCTTATTGTAGGATTACAAATCGATCCTTCGCATGATCGTCCTACGAAAAACAGACCTACGCAGACTATTGTCGAAAGATATATTCAGTTGAAAGCGGTAAACGCTGTGGACGAGATTATCCCTTACTACACAGAAGAAGATCTTGAGGATATTCTTAAATCTTTTGTAATTGATGTAAGAATCATTGGAGATGATTATATGGACAGAGATTTCACCGGAAAAAAATACTGCGAAGAAAAAGGCATTGAGATTTTTTATAATAAAAGAGATCACAGATTTTCATCAAGCGATTTACGGAAAAGAATTTATGAAGCCGAAATGGCAAAACTGAAATAA